In Chlorobiota bacterium, the sequence GCGCCGAAGGCTAAAGACCTTTTATTAACCCCGACGGAGGTCGGGGCGGCTACCCGTGCGGTGGGTGTCCCGACGAAGTCGGGGTAGCGGCCCCGATCTTTATCGGGGCCCAGTGACCGAAGATGGCGCCGAAGGCTAAAGACCTTTTATCAATCCCGATTCATCGGGACGGCTACCTCTGTTCGTGCGGCCTCCGGAAATGTCAGCAGGCGGTCACGGTAGTATTCGTATTGCTTCTGGCGGGCGGCGATCTCTGCCGGCAAGCCGATGCAAAGATCATTCACCAACGCGTCGAATTTGTCCAGGATGGAGACGATCTCTTGTTGGACTTCTAAAGAAGGAATCGGAATTGGGTAGCTCTTGATGACACCTGAACTCAAATCCCTTCGTGTACCTTGCCCAAGAGCTTTGAGCTTTTCGTACTCTTTGCTCACCCAGTAGAATACGTACCGGTAATTCGCTTGATCCGGGTTAATCTCCAAGTTGCAACAGTGCTGATTGGTCGTGAGTGGAATCTTGTTGATTGCAGACCGGGCAGCTGTTGCACCAGATATGGCCACAATGACACAGTTAGCCGGAATCCATTTTGCTCCTGACTCTTTGAGGCCCTTCTCTGTAATCCTGATTTCGGTATCATAAATGTCGGTATAACGAACCTCTTGAGTGCGAAGCCACGGAATATCACCGCCGTAGTAGTCGGGACGAGTAGAGAGGGGTGTTCCTCCAGAAGAAACCGACGTGCAAATCTCCCCCAACGTCCCCCACCTCACATCCTTCCGACCCTCAAAGCTGAGCAACTGGTCGCGGTAATACTGATACTGCTTCCGCCGCGCCACAAGCTCCGCCTGCAGGTTCGCCTGAAGTTCACGCACAAGCTGGCTGAACTTATCCAACACCCGCACGATTTCCTGTTGGATTGGGAGCGGGGGGATCGGGATGCGGATCT encodes:
- a CDS encoding restriction endonuclease subunit S, producing the protein MVAELCPNGVEFRELGEVCTSITAGGDLPENYQKGQSLPSDEFPYPIYSNGSEENALYGYTDTFRIAERAVTISARGTIGFHAVREAKFTPIVRLLVLIPSQMLTPEYLNYVLSITEITHSGGSIPQLTVPNVRKIRIPIPPLPIQQEIVRVLDKFSQLVRELQANLQAELVARRKQYQYYRDQLLSFEGRKDVRWGTLGEICTSVSSGGTPLSTRPDYYGGDIPWLRTQEVRYTDIYDTEIRITEKGLKESGAKWIPANCVIVAISGATAARSAINKIPLTTNQHCCNLEINPDQANYRYVFYWVSKEYEKLKALGQGTRRDLSSGVIKSYPIPIPSLEVQQEIVSILDKFDALVNDLCIGLPAEIAARQKQYEYYRDRLLTFPEAARTEVAVPMNRD